One window of Theropithecus gelada isolate Dixy chromosome 4, Tgel_1.0, whole genome shotgun sequence genomic DNA carries:
- the FAM229B gene encoding protein FAM229B: MPFRFGTQPRRFPVEGGDSSTGLEPGLSSSAACNGKEMSPARQLRRCPGSHCLTITDVPITVYATMRKPPAQSSKEMHPK, encoded by the exons ATGCCTTTTCGATTTGGAACCCAGCCAAGGAGGTTTCCAGTGGAAGGAGGAGACTCTTCAACTGGGCTGGAACCGGGGCTGAGCTCCAGTGCTGCCTGTAATGGGAAGGAGATGTCACCAGCCAG GCAACTCCGGAGGTGCCCTGGAAGTCATTGCCTGACAATAACTGATGTTCCTATCACTGTCTATGCAACAATGAGAAAGCCacctgcacaaagcagcaaggaaATGCATCCTAAATAG